The following proteins are encoded in a genomic region of bacterium:
- a CDS encoding DoxX family protein, whose translation MLFSGLERYRDFGLFILRAGVGAMFVTHGFPKLEGGPELWAKVGGAMANIGIDFGHTAFGLAAALTECLGGIALILGLGTRVAALFLAFVMGIAATHHLSRGDGLAGASHAIELGVVFLALFVIGAGSYSVDAKLGK comes from the coding sequence ATGCTCTTTTCGGGTCTAGAACGGTATCGCGATTTCGGATTGTTCATCCTGCGCGCCGGCGTGGGCGCCATGTTCGTGACGCACGGGTTTCCCAAACTCGAAGGCGGGCCGGAACTTTGGGCGAAGGTCGGCGGCGCGATGGCCAACATCGGCATCGACTTCGGGCATACCGCGTTCGGCCTCGCGGCCGCGCTGACCGAGTGTCTGGGCGGCATCGCGTTGATTCTCGGCCTCGGCACGCGCGTCGCCGCGTTGTTCCTTGCGTTCGTGATGGGGATCGCGGCGACGCACCATCTGTCGCGCGGGGACGGGCTGGCCGGCGCTTCACACGCGATCGAGCTTGGCGTCGTTTTCCTCGCGCTATTCGTCATCGGCGCCGGGTCGTACAGCGTGGACGCGAAACTCGGAAAATAG
- a CDS encoding DUF2334 domain-containing protein — MTHALRLAFAVTFATLAVLALAAPVSARTVIYYDDAGGDTDGITMSNMFLNMIGHFDPDVSTAPIDEFAGAGAGDFVVYIGHQDESGLSDDFLETVVSGEVRTLWIYNNFWKLAEVEGSEAIGFSVDDWIENDGRDAIRYGHHTVERKIDLSYYNVNVTGEHVKVHSTLTSLDGAEQRPHFLCGNNVCFLSEMPFFAEGVDERLFVLADCLHEFYETGAPAERLAMIRVEDLSPGFVSPTRLVALADELAARDVPFGFGVIPVTRDPIGLYFGGVDTTLTLADDPDFLIAIDHMMARGGTMAMHGYTHQNGDGITAHDWEFVENLDNDPLPQDSGDWVRDRVTKGLAELWSEGYEPLIWETPHYGASHGAFGVFAEYFDTYWDRPLIFPFRPGAEGVFGEDIEPLSQIVYQYTPVSVYGMGIIPETLGLIDPADVAGSAQAMLDRAERMTIIRDGVASFFFHHGSIENEDILALVDEFLDRGYRFVSPEEYAGDDGMDGQEAPEDFGDEDAGDDDDDDSGGCGW; from the coding sequence ATGACGCACGCCCTGCGCCTTGCTTTCGCGGTGACTTTCGCGACCCTCGCCGTGCTGGCCCTTGCCGCCCCCGTCTCCGCCCGCACCGTCATTTATTACGACGACGCCGGCGGCGACACCGACGGCATCACCATGTCCAACATGTTCCTCAACATGATCGGGCACTTCGACCCGGACGTTTCGACCGCGCCCATCGACGAATTCGCGGGTGCCGGCGCGGGCGATTTCGTCGTTTATATCGGCCATCAGGACGAATCCGGCCTGTCGGACGACTTTCTGGAAACCGTCGTATCCGGCGAGGTCCGCACGCTGTGGATCTACAACAATTTCTGGAAACTGGCCGAGGTCGAAGGCAGCGAGGCGATCGGGTTTTCCGTCGATGACTGGATCGAAAACGACGGCCGCGACGCGATCCGATACGGCCATCACACCGTCGAGCGCAAAATCGACCTGTCCTACTACAACGTCAACGTGACGGGCGAACATGTGAAGGTGCACTCCACCCTGACGTCGCTTGACGGCGCCGAACAGCGCCCGCACTTCCTTTGCGGCAACAACGTCTGCTTTTTGTCGGAGATGCCGTTTTTCGCCGAGGGCGTGGACGAGCGCCTGTTCGTGCTCGCGGATTGCCTGCACGAGTTCTACGAGACCGGCGCGCCGGCCGAGCGCCTCGCGATGATCCGCGTCGAGGACCTCTCGCCTGGTTTTGTCAGCCCCACGCGCCTCGTGGCGCTCGCCGACGAACTCGCGGCACGCGACGTGCCGTTCGGCTTCGGCGTCATCCCCGTCACGCGCGACCCGATCGGACTGTATTTCGGCGGTGTGGACACCACGCTGACGCTCGCGGACGACCCCGATTTCCTTATCGCAATCGACCACATGATGGCGCGCGGCGGCACGATGGCGATGCACGGCTATACGCACCAGAACGGCGACGGCATCACCGCGCACGACTGGGAGTTCGTCGAAAATCTCGACAACGACCCCCTGCCGCAAGATTCCGGGGACTGGGTGCGCGACCGCGTTACGAAGGGCCTCGCCGAGCTTTGGAGCGAGGGATACGAGCCGCTGATCTGGGAGACGCCGCACTACGGCGCCTCGCACGGCGCGTTCGGCGTGTTCGCGGAATATTTCGATACCTACTGGGACCGGCCGCTCATTTTCCCGTTCCGCCCCGGCGCCGAGGGCGTGTTCGGCGAGGATATCGAGCCACTCTCGCAGATCGTCTATCAATACACCCCCGTCAGCGTGTACGGCATGGGCATCATCCCGGAAACGCTTGGCCTCATCGATCCCGCGGATGTCGCCGGATCGGCGCAGGCGATGCTCGATCGCGCCGAACGCATGACCATCATCCGCGACGGCGTCGCGTCGTTTTTCTTCCACCACGGCTCGATCGAAAACGAAGACATCCTCGCGCTCGTCGATGAGTTCCTCGATCGCGGCTATCGCTTCGTCTCGCCGGAGGAATACGCCGGCGACGACGGCATGGACGGGCAGGAAGCGCCGGAGGACTTCGGCGATGAGGATGCCGGCGACGACGACGATGACGACTCGGGAGGCTGCGGCTGGTGA